One region of Oxalobacteraceae bacterium OTU3CAMAD1 genomic DNA includes:
- a CDS encoding YbhB/YbcL family Raf kinase inhibitor-like protein has product MKLSSESFRDGTAIPAACAFAAMGADGQVTLSGNRNPQLSWSDVPAGTESLVLLCIDGDVPTDATDVNRPGITLPASMPRDDFFHWSLIDIPVGLHQIAEGALSDGVAARGKPGPEISLNGAAMRQGVNDYARWFSTDPAMAGDYYGYDGPCPPWNDERVHHYIFRMYALDVPRLALEGRFTCVDVLNAIHGHIVDEAQLIGTYTLNPALAAEPARKPRKKTA; this is encoded by the coding sequence ATGAAACTGTCGAGTGAGAGCTTTCGGGACGGCACCGCGATTCCAGCCGCCTGTGCCTTTGCCGCCATGGGCGCCGACGGCCAGGTGACGCTGTCGGGCAACCGCAATCCCCAGCTGAGCTGGAGTGACGTGCCGGCCGGCACCGAATCGCTGGTGTTGCTGTGCATCGACGGCGACGTCCCAACCGACGCCACCGACGTCAACCGCCCGGGCATTACCTTGCCGGCGAGTATGCCGCGCGACGATTTTTTCCACTGGAGCCTGATCGATATTCCGGTCGGCCTGCACCAGATCGCCGAGGGCGCGTTGTCGGACGGCGTGGCCGCGCGCGGCAAGCCGGGTCCGGAAATCAGTCTGAACGGCGCCGCCATGCGGCAGGGCGTCAACGATTACGCCCGGTGGTTTTCCACCGACCCGGCGATGGCCGGCGACTATTACGGGTATGATGGCCCCTGTCCGCCGTGGAACGATGAGCGCGTCCACCATTATATTTTTCGCATGTATGCGCTCGATGTGCCGCGCCTGGCATTGGAAGGGCGCTTTACTTGTGTCGACGTGCTCAACGCCATCCACGGCCATATCGTCGACGAGGCGCAATTGATCGGCACCTACACTTTGAATCCGGCCCTGGCCGCCGAACCGGCCCGCAAGCCAAGAAAAAAGACCGCATGA
- the dtd gene encoding D-aminoacyl-tRNA deacylase gives MIALLQRVSDAKVVVDGATIGAIGAGLMVLVCAERHDTEKDADTLLTKMLGYRVFSDDAGKMNRSVTDVAGGLLLVPQFTLAADTKSGTRPSFTPAAAPADGLRLFNYFVEQARLRHTVVQTGQFGADMKVTLTNDGPVTFWLQTTSK, from the coding sequence ATGATCGCGCTGCTGCAACGGGTCAGCGACGCGAAAGTGGTGGTCGACGGCGCCACCATCGGCGCCATCGGGGCCGGTCTGATGGTGCTGGTGTGCGCCGAACGCCACGACACCGAGAAGGACGCCGACACCTTGTTGACCAAAATGCTGGGCTACCGCGTGTTTTCGGACGACGCCGGCAAGATGAACCGCAGTGTGACGGACGTGGCCGGCGGCCTGTTGCTGGTGCCGCAGTTCACCCTGGCGGCCGACACCAAGTCCGGCACCCGTCCTTCGTTCACGCCGGCCGCCGCGCCGGCCGACGGCTTGCGCCTGTTCAATTATTTCGTCGAGCAGGCGCGTTTGCGGCACACTGTGGTGCAAACGGGCCAGTTTGGTGCGGACATGAAAGTCACGCTGACCAACGACGGACCTGTAACGTTTTGGCTGCAGACCACCTCTAAATAA
- the tyrS gene encoding tyrosine--tRNA ligase, protein MTTPSSTPPVPSKVLPLTDRVQEALAITKRGIDELLIESEFAQKLARSEQSGVPLRVKLGLDPTAPDLHLGHTVVLNKMRQLQDLGHQVIFLIGDFTSMIGDPSGRNMTRPPLTKEQVEQNAMTYFKQASLVLDPSKTEIRYNSEWCDPLGARGLIKLASHYTVARMMERDDFSKRFKGGTPIAVHEFLYPLMQGYDSVALKSDLELGGTDQKFNLLVGRELQKDYDQEPQCILTMPLLEGLDGVDKMSKSKNNYIGITEPGNTMFAKIMSISDVMMWKYYELLSFRSIADVAALKAAIDGGANPRDAKVALAQEIVARFHSQAAADEALNDFVNRSKGGIPDDVPEVSLAGAPVGIPQLLKMAGLCPSTSEAMRMIDQGGVRLDGAVISDKTVKIEAGTFVLQVGKRKFARVTLSA, encoded by the coding sequence ATGACTACCCCTTCTTCCACACCGCCGGTTCCCTCTAAGGTACTGCCCCTGACCGACCGTGTACAAGAGGCGCTCGCCATCACCAAACGGGGTATCGACGAGTTGCTGATCGAAAGCGAGTTCGCCCAAAAGCTGGCGCGTTCCGAGCAAAGCGGCGTTCCGCTGCGCGTCAAACTCGGCCTGGACCCGACCGCGCCGGATTTGCACCTCGGTCATACCGTCGTGCTCAACAAGATGCGTCAGTTGCAAGATCTGGGCCATCAAGTCATTTTCCTGATCGGGGACTTCACGTCGATGATCGGCGACCCGTCGGGCCGCAACATGACGCGTCCGCCGCTGACCAAGGAACAGGTCGAGCAAAACGCCATGACCTATTTCAAGCAGGCGTCCTTGGTGCTCGATCCGTCCAAGACCGAAATCCGCTACAACTCCGAGTGGTGCGATCCGCTGGGCGCGCGCGGCCTCATCAAGCTGGCCTCGCACTATACCGTGGCCCGCATGATGGAGCGTGACGATTTCAGCAAGCGCTTCAAGGGTGGGACACCGATTGCGGTCCATGAGTTCCTTTATCCTTTGATGCAGGGTTACGATTCGGTCGCTTTGAAGTCGGATCTTGAGCTGGGTGGAACAGACCAGAAATTCAACTTGCTGGTTGGCCGCGAGCTGCAGAAGGACTACGACCAGGAACCGCAGTGCATTTTGACCATGCCGCTGCTGGAAGGTTTGGACGGCGTCGACAAAATGTCCAAGTCGAAGAACAACTATATCGGCATCACCGAGCCGGGCAACACCATGTTCGCCAAGATCATGAGCATTTCCGACGTGATGATGTGGAAATACTATGAGTTGCTGTCGTTCCGCTCGATCGCCGACGTCGCCGCGCTCAAGGCCGCGATCGACGGCGGCGCCAACCCGCGCGACGCCAAAGTGGCGCTGGCGCAGGAAATCGTCGCCCGCTTCCACTCGCAGGCGGCGGCCGACGAGGCGCTCAACGACTTCGTCAACCGCTCCAAGGGCGGCATTCCGGACGACGTGCCGGAAGTGTCGCTGGCCGGCGCGCCGGTCGGCATCCCGCAATTGCTGAAGATGGCAGGCCTGTGCCCGTCCACCTCGGAAGCGATGCGCATGATCGACCAGGGCGGCGTGCGCCTGGACGGCGCCGTCATCAGCGATAAAACTGTCAAGATCGAGGCCGGCACCTTCGTGCTGCAAGTGGGCAAGCGCAAGTTCGCCCGCGTGACCCTGTCCGCATGA